ATACGGCCCCGATTCGCCCTGCCGCCTGATCGTGGCCACCACCGAGGCGGCCGCCCTGCCGGAGAAGGCCACCTGGTACCTGGCCACCAACCTGCCCCATCCCGACGCCCCCCACGCCCTCACCGGCCCGCATCCGCCGGCCGACCTCGCCGAGATCGTCCGTCTCTACGGCCTGCCGCCGTGGATCGAGCAGAGCTGCAAGCAGGTCAAGGACGAACTCGGCTGGGCCGACTTCCAAGTCCGCTCCGACCGCGCCATCCGCCACCAGATCCTGGTCAGCTGCGCCTTCTCCTTGTGTTGGGACCAGTTGTCCGTCCCCGGACCTCTGGATGCCGCCGCGGCTGGCCCATGCCCCGATGAGGGGCCACAGAGGGGCCCAGCCGCACCCCACCAGCCCCAATTGCCCTGCTGGCCCAAGGCCTTACGCGCCACCCGTTCCTGGCTCACTCCCGCCATCACCCTCAACCGGTGGTGGCGAGCCTGGACGGACAACGACCCACTCTCCGAGCCCCAAGCCCTGACCAACGCGGTCACCATCTGACACGGCATTGACCTCTACTGTCGGGATTAAGACCGACCGGCAAATGGATCACTTGAGGCGGCGGCTGGTGGGTCGGCCATCCCAGCGGTAGCAGCTGCGTGCCCCAGCGGGATGGCGCGGACGTCGCAGGCGGCGGAGCGCTTCAGCCCCTGCTTGCCCCGGTCGACCGGCGAACGGCCGGTCTTCTCCCCGCCGGACGGGGCCTTGGTGATGCAGCCGTCCACCGAGATCTCGCCAAGGTCGAGGCCGATCATCCGGTCGTAGGCGTCCAGGGCGAGAGCGTACAGCGCTTCGGAAATCCCTTGCCGGGACCACCCTTTGAGGCGTCGGCGGATGGTGCGGTCCGACCACCCGGGCGTGGAGTTCCGCTCGTAGCCGGAGCCATGGACCAGCGCGAGCACGACATGCTCGAAGACGGTTCGGTCGGGGATCCGGCGGCGGTGTCAGCCCAGCGGATGGCCGACGACGAACTCCTCCCGGACGGGGAGGAGCGCGGCGAACTGGCCCCACACGGGTTCGAGCAGGCAAGCCGGCAGCGCGGGCGCGGCCGTCCTTCGTGATCACTCGCCATAGAGATGCATGAGGTACGCGCAGAGCGGCGGGTCGACCGACCCTGAGCTCAGGGCAGGTTCACCACGGGAGGTTCCCGGATCGGTCGATGAACTGTCCCGTCGGCCCGTCCGGGCCGATCGTCGCGAGGGTCACGATGGACTCCGCGCCGTCGGCGACGCTGTGCCCGAGGCCGCCGGTGAAGTCGGTCGCGGTCTGCCCGGGGTCTGCGGCATTGACCTTCACGTCCTCCAGTTCCTTGGCGTACTGCGTCGTGAGCATCGTGACCGCGGCCTTCGAGGCGCAGTAGAGGGGCAGGGCATACTGCGACTCGATCCGCGCCGGGTCCTGGGTCATGCTGAAGGAGCCCATCCCGCTGGACACGTTGACGATGACGGGGTTCGGCGACGTGCGCAGCAGCGGGAGGAAGGCGTGCGTGACGCGCACGATCCCGACGACGTTCACGTCGAGCACGGCGCTCACGTCCGCCGCGGTGTACTCCTCGACAGGGCCGACCTTGCCGAGGACGCCGGCGTTGTTGACCAGGACGTCGATCGTTCCCTCATGCGCGGCGACATCCGCGGCCGCGGCCTGGACCGAGGCGTCGTCGGTCACGTCGATCGAGACGAACCGGGCGCCGAGCGACTCGGCCGCGGCCCGGCCGCGCTCACGGTGGCGGGCACCGAGGAGGACGGTGTGCCCCGCCTCGACGAGGCGACGAGCGGTTTCAAAACCGAGGGACTTGTTGGCCCCGGTGATGAATGTGGTGGTCATGCTGGCTCCTCCTGGTCCGAACAGCACGGTCGTGCGCTGTTCACGCACTCCATGCTTGGTCCCCGGGAGGGCTGGCGGGAGCTACGGGACTTCCTGGTACCGCGCGTACCACCCAGCAGCCCGGTCCACCGGACGAGACAGAACGCGGGCCTTCATCCCTGAGGAGACATCCTCTGGACCCCAATGGCCGCAAGGAATTCGAGTTTGCCGCGCGCGTCGGTGCCTGGCTGCGGCGTGTACACCACGAGGCGAAGGTTCGTGTCCTGGGTATTGAGGATGTCGGAGTTCATGGCGATGTCTCCGACATCCGGGTGCTGGACGAGTTTGTGCGCACTCTGATGACCGCCCACCGCTCGACGGCTCCACAACTCGCAGAACCGTGGGCTGAGGTTCAGCCTCAATACCAACGCCGCGAGGTCGGGGTCGTCGGGGTACCGGCTCGTCGTCGCGCGCAGGTCGGCGACGAGGGACTCCTCGAACGCCACCCGCTCGGCCGCCGTCTGCCGGACCCGGGGCAGCTCACCCAGGAACTGCCAGACCAGGACGTTGCGGCCTCCCACATCGCGGACCGTGGGATCGCCGAACGTGGCCGCGAACAGCGGATTCCAGTGCAGCAACTGCCAGGTGGCGTCGTAGATCGCCAACGGGTTGCCGGCGAGCTGGTCCACGATCCGGTACAGGCTCCCTGGGATCATCCGTGGAACCCGGCTCGGATCCGCTGCATGACCGGCCATGCGCAAAAGGTGAGCGTGCTCGTCGTCGGACAGGTGCAGGGCGCGAGCCAGGGCCGAGCAGACCTGCGCCGAGGGTGTCGCCACCCGTCCCTGCTCCAGCCGGACCACGTACTCGACCGAGATGCCGGCCAGCGTCGCCAGCTCCGCGCGTCGCAGACCGGGGACCCGACGGGGTGAGCCGTGTGCGAAGCCCGCCGTGGCGGGGTCCAGCCGGTCCCGCCACGCCCGCAGCGCGGCACCGAGTTGATCCATGCACACCATCCTCCCGCACACCCCGCCCCGCTGGGTGGTACGCGCTGTACCACGAAGTCCCGTAGCTCCCGCCGACGCTCCCCGGGGGCTCAGTGTCGATTCGTGA
This portion of the Streptomyces asiaticus genome encodes:
- a CDS encoding SDR family NAD(P)-dependent oxidoreductase, whose protein sequence is MTTTFITGANKSLGFETARRLVEAGHTVLLGARHRERGRAAAESLGARFVSIDVTDDASVQAAAADVAAHEGTIDVLVNNAGVLGKVGPVEEYTAADVSAVLDVNVVGIVRVTHAFLPLLRTSPNPVIVNVSSGMGSFSMTQDPARIESQYALPLYCASKAAVTMLTTQYAKELEDVKVNAADPGQTATDFTGGLGHSVADGAESIVTLATIGPDGPTGQFIDRSGNLPW
- a CDS encoding helix-turn-helix transcriptional regulator codes for the protein MDQLGAALRAWRDRLDPATAGFAHGSPRRVPGLRRAELATLAGISVEYVVRLEQGRVATPSAQVCSALARALHLSDDEHAHLLRMAGHAADPSRVPRMIPGSLYRIVDQLAGNPLAIYDATWQLLHWNPLFAATFGDPTVRDVGGRNVLVWQFLGELPRVRQTAAERVAFEESLVADLRATTSRYPDDPDLAALVLRLNLSPRFCELWSRRAVGGHQSAHKLVQHPDVGDIAMNSDILNTQDTNLRLVVYTPQPGTDARGKLEFLAAIGVQRMSPQG